GAGCTGCTGCTCCTGCACAGGCTCTGGTGGAAAATACACTCTGGTTTCACTGCCATCCCTGCAGAAATAATCGACCTTTCTCCACTCGCCGCCATGGGCAACCTGCAACTCCCCAAGATGGCTGTATCTCCAGTTCCGATTATTTTCCTTGCACCACTGGACTACATGGTCGCTGACGCTGCCGGACTTCCAGTCGAAGGTGAAGAGAGTTTCACCCTTCTGCCGGAGCAGTTCCGTCCACTGTACCCGGTCTGTGAAGCCCATACTTCGGGCAACAAACGCCTCACACATCCGGATCGCCCAGTCGGACGGCTCTGCCTGATGTTCATGTTTCTTTCTGAACTCCTCCAACTGCCAAAGCAGATCCAACTGATCCTGTTTAATATTGATGTTTCTTTCCTCCTCTTTCGTGTCATCCTTGGACTGTTTATCCAGCGATAGATTGTTTCCAAAGGCTTCCGTCAAGCTCTCGTAGATGCTCTCCGTATCCCATTCGCCAGCGGCAGTCAGCCGGCCAGCGATCTCCCGCAGGGTCGTTTCCTGGGCAAGCATCTCATCGCCGGAGATAAGCCAGGGCCACATCTTCGAGGTTTCCTGCTCAAAGCGAATGTAGTCCACGATGTCCTGGTATGCGTCATCGCAGTCAGGCTCATAGCGGTGGGCGAGATCGAAGCCCATGGCCTCAATCTCCTGATTAGTCAGTCCCAACTCATTGTGAAGCGTCTTGTAGAGTTCCTCACTTCCGTCATGCTCCGCAAGGAAAGCTATGAGCCTGTTCTGGATTCTGTTGGCGCCTGCCGTTGGAAAATGGTTTGCCAGGGCATCCAAGCTCTCCCGCAGGCTGCCGGCCCGGTGGTCATATTCCAACCGTATTCGCCCATTGTCCAGATCAATGACCGCCCGCTGTTCCGCAGCCCCGCCATGACCAAGGTCATGGCTCAGGGCCTCCGCTTCATCTGCAAATACCCGCCTGAGTGGAGTGCCGCGTTCAGCGGCAGCGAGAGAAAGAGCCTCCGCGAAGCTGCTGTTCTCATTTTCCGCGATGGCAGCGGCCCGCGCTAACAGTGGATACAGCCCCACAAGCCCAGCTCCATCCTCGCCTACAAAAGCGGTTTGCCGTCCCCGTTGCTCTACTTGATACAGCACTGCCGTAGTATCCCTCCCATCGTTTTATTACCGTGTTCTGTCTGTTTTACATAGAGAGATCCTGTTCCTCACCCATCTCCACATCCCACATGGTCCGGACCTCATTCAGGTAATACCCAGCCAGTTCTTTGTCCTCGCAAAAGAAGGGGACGATGCCGCGGACCCCATAGTGCTCCTCACCAACCGCTGGGTTGTACCGCCCAAGCACATAGTGAAGGGGGACTTTTTCCATTGTGAAAAAAGTTCCCCGCACAGAGCAAGTCTTGTCCTTTTCATCCACGCTCTCTATTACTCCACCGCGTAGATCGAAATCGCCGGGGCCTCCATATGGCTCGGTAGCGACAAACAGCACCTTGTCTCCAGCCGTCAGCTCCTTAGCTAACAGGCAGTCCCGCATACGGGAAATGATTTCATCACGGGAGGTGAAGCTCTCGGCCTCCTGGATTTCATCGCTCTCCAGTTCGAGAGCGGACAGAGCCTGCTGGTACGCGGTATGAAGCCGTTCATCCGGCACATTTGGGTCAAGGCAGTAACCGAAAGCCCCTGGAGCCAGGCGGGTGATTCGTTCCTCATCTGGGATCTGTTGTAATTCTTCATAGGCGGAAAGCAGATTCACCAGCTTCCCTGATTTTGGGAGAAGGTCAGACTGCACCTCAGATGCTTCGATCTGCTCGTCCACATATTCATCATACAGAGCGAAGCCGAGGCATCCAATTTCATCGTTGCAGATTTCCAATGTGTTATGAAGGATATCGTAGAGGCTGCTGTCATCGAAATACTCTGCCATATAGTTCAGAATGCCTGATATGATCTCCTCCTTCCGCTCTGCGGAAAGAGAGGGGGCGGGCTGCTCCGGCGCCAGGTTTTTGCAGTAGTCCAGATAATAGCAGACATCAAAGCACTCGTCCGTCAGGGTGACATCCGCCGCCTCCGGCCGCTGCTCCAGCTTCTCAAGGAGCATGGTATCGAAGCCGTTCCCGTCCTCTATCACCAATCCCATTTGCTCATAAAGCTCACTGAAATAATAGCACCAGCTACCCTCGTTGGTGTTTTCCGCTCCCTCCCTGATGATCTTTTCCACTGCCTGCTCCAGAATGGAATCAACCACCGCTCTTGCTCCGGGCAAGTAGGCAAAGTGTTTCCCCCCATCATAGGCAAAAACTCCGTCTTTATGCCCCTCTCCCAAAACGAGGACGCCCTGGTAGATCCGTCTACCGTGTTCATCAGCATAGAACGGCTCTGCAGCCCAGCGGCCATCCTGGTGAGGGCCATTCAAAAAGTCTTGGAATTCCTCGTCCGGCAGCGTAACCAGCCGAACTGCCTCACACTCAAAGATGTGGAAGCGTCCGGCCTTGGCCGGCAATTGAAGTTTCAGCCGCAAAATATCATCCTCCAGTCTTCGGTAAATAATAGCGGGGATTGGTACGCTCCCCATTGACCCGCACTTCAAAATGCAGATGCGGACCTGTAGACCTCCCAGTGGAACCGGAGAGGGAAATGATATCCCCAGCCTCCACTGTCTGGCCAACCTGGGCCAGTAGACGGGAATTGTGGCCATACAAGGTGGATAGTCCATTGCCGTGGTCGATTATCACATAGTAACCATAGCTGCTGTTATATTGGGAAACTGTGACCGTCCCAGGCAGTGCGGCCCGGATAGGGGTGCCTGTGGGTACTGCCAGATCTATCCCGGTGTGTCCCCGTGTCTCGCCAGTGAAGGGGTCGCTGCGATACCCGAACTCCGAGGTGACCACGGACTCCCAGCCTGCTCCGATGGGAGAGCAGAAGCCATCCACCCCAATGAACGGGACATCAGCCCCAGGGAACCAGCCGCCGCTTTCCCCGCTGGGGCTGCCATAAAGGATGAGATGATAGATACTGTCAGCGTTGGCCTGATGGTCCGCGGTGACCTCGACTCCAATGGCATGGCTGATCCGCTCATAAATTTCAGCCAGGTCTTCAATAGGAACGGCCACCATGTAGGTTTCTGTGGTCTCCACCTCATTGCCTTCTTCGTCGGTGGTGGTAACCGTTCGGGTTCGCTCCTCATAATCCACGAAACAGTCCGCAAACTCATGGATGCCATCTGTATCTGGCTGTTCTGCGGCGAAATACAGAGCATAAAAAATGGCCTTGACGCGGGTATCGTCAAGGCTTTTTCCATCTTCGCATTGACTATTGATCTCCGCGATCACTTCGTCCAGTTGGTCAAAGCTGTTCCGCATATCCTCGATGTATCTTTGGTACTCCGGCGTGGCGCTGGCGGAAATGGAGCCGCCGTGGAAGCACAGCTCCACGGCGGACACATTGTGCTGTGAGGTTCCTGAGAGGATGGCGCAAAGCAGAACCACCAGAACGATCAGCGGGGAAAGGATAGCCACAATGCCCCAGCCCACCTTTTTGCGGGCTTCCTCATTGGAAAGAATTACTATCGCCGCTTTGACGGCCGCTGCAACGGTGGCACTCATAGGTTCATACCTTTCATGGGCGAATCCTCTGGCTGCGTACTGTTCTGCAGTTCAGACCAGTACGCGGCCAGCTCCTCCATGGTTTCCGTGTACCCATCGCCTTTGGGCCGATGCTCCGCCCACAGCTGGTACTGCTCCAGATCAATTCCCCGGTCCAGCAGGAGCTTGGCGGCTCCGACCGCCTGATTGCTGACACAGGCATAGAGCGCGTCGTAGTTGTCCGGCTCCACCGGCATCCCGTGTTCCAGCAGTCTCTCTGCCATCCACTCCTGATGCTGGCCCGTGAGGGTGCGCAGGATGCCGGCCACCTCATCGCCCGGTCGGACGCCCTTGTCCACCAGATCCACCGCGGTCTGGAAGTCCAGCTTTTCCGCAACCCAGCGGAGAAGCTTCGGGGGCACAGAAGCAATCTGCTCCGGCGTGCATTGGGCGATCAGGTCTTTGGCGATGTTCCGGCAGTTATTTGTATAGGCATAGAGGATCACCTCACCGTGGAGGGAGGGGAGCGGCTCCGAGAGGCGGCCTTCTGATTCCTTCACCAATGTTTGTACCCGCCAACTGTCTCCCGTTTCCACCGCCCGCTTACAGGCAGTGAGATATGCCTCCGGGGAAAACCTCTCCACCGCCGCAAGAAGTATCAGGGTCATATTTCCTCCCACGACACCGGGGCGTCCCGCCACCTCGATCAGCAGGTCATCCGTCTGGTCTGATACCCTGGGATAAAGGTTTTTGAAGGCGTCAAATTCTCCGTCCCGAATGGCCAACACGGTTTTATCGTAGTCGCTGATGTGCAGGGGGTACCGTCCCACCTCATCCATATAGGCGGTGATGCTCCCGGTCATCCGCCGCAGGAGCTGTTCCGTCTGGGACATGGCCTGTTCCTGGCGTTCCTGCTGTTCCACCAGCGCCTCGATGATGGTGCGCTGCTCCGTAGGATTCAGGTGGACGATCATGCCCTCCGGCTCCGCCCGCTCACCCTGACGGAGATGTCGGGCATAGGTTTCGCCGTCCCCGTGGAACGCCTTGGTGATGGCGGAGGAGATGAGGAACATCCGGTCCAGATCTGCGCCGGTTTCGCCCAGCGTCTTGCCGGTGATGAAACTTTTGGTGACGGGGCGGCTGTCTTCATACCACTTCAGGTACACATCTAAATAGACGCCCTCGTTGCCGCCGTAGTCGGTGGTACAGAAGATGTCGGCGTCTTTGGGGATCTCCCGGCCATTTTCCCATTCCCGGTCCATGAGAAAATACTCGTCCGGAAGATATCCCATACTTTCCAGACGGTGCTTCAGTTCCTCGAAGACTTCCTGTGCGACGCGCTGACCGGCATACTGCATCCTCCGGGGATCTCCCGGAAACGGCTCCCACTGCTCCAATTCAATTTTTTTCATTCGAATTTCCTTTCTCTTTTATAGATCTGCTGTTGGCAGTTCACCCTTCATACAGCAGGAACAGGGCAGATCCTCATCTGAGAAAGCGCCCGGAATCGCCAGCTGATTTTCATCCGCGCAGATAAAATCCCGCCAGGCCCAGTTCCGGCCCAACCCCCGCACTGATGTGAGGTTTGGCATGGCTGCGTCTTCAATCGCCAAAGCCCGCCGCAGCAAATCCGGGTAGCGGTGGTACAATGTCCGAATTTCCCACCGCTTCATGCTGGGGCAGAAGAAGCAGGAAGACTTGCCCGGCAGGGGAAGGCCGGCATCCCGGATCGCCTGGATGCAGTCCTTTCGGCTCCAGCCCCACTCCATCAGGGGATATTCCTTCTGGTATTTTTTATCCTGAAGGTCATGAGGAAGGGCGTTGAGCAGACGGCGCTCCTCTCCGGCATCGTATCCAATGAACTTGACGACCTTTTCTCCTTTCTCCCAGGCATCAATGCAGGGCTGGTAGTGCCTGCAGAACTTTTCCTGCGGGGCAACCTTGTGCTTGAGGGAGCATTTTTTGTACCCATAAGCAATGGAGGGCAGCGTTCCTGAGCGGAGGCACTCCTGCTCCAGCGTCAGCCTCTGGCCGTTCTTCTCGGTGTACCACACCCGCGTGATCGCCGGCATCCCATGGTTCTCCAGCCAGCGGCTCATGGTGTCCAGGTAGGCATAGGTATGCGGCTGCTCGGCTCCGGGATCGGCAAAAAGGATCAGGTCGACTGGGACATGGTGCCGCCACAGTCCTACCAGCATTGCCGTGCTGTCCGTTCCGCCTCCATACCCAACCACATTCATCGCCCGCCCGCTGTGCCGAACAGCGCCTCCTTATAGGCTGGAGCGTGAACCTCCAACAGATACCGCTCGTTGCCGCATTTGAACAGGCACACACCCCGTTGGGGGAATCGGATGAGGTTGTACTCCGCCTCCTCCAGCTGGAGCAGATCCATATAAAACCGCTTGTCAATGGAGCCGCAGTTGAAGATGAACTGGTGGGGCGGGATAGCGAACAGGGGCTTGGTCAACTCCCGGATGCCCTCCCGGTCAAAGTCCTCCAGATTCTGCGAGGCCATGATGAGGTTGGATTCCTTCTTGCGGACCCGCTTGAGAGTGTTGCGGATATACTCGATGATGGTGGTACCCACCGACACATTATCCGACAGCCACACATACAGCTCGTCCAGCGCCGCTGTGGTGTTGCCGATGGTCAGCAGGCGGTCGGACATATAGGACAGGATGTTGAACAGCATGGCGCCGCGCACATTCTTGCTGGCCTGCAGCAGCCCCTTGACCCCGAAGACGATAAAGCGGGAGGAGGTCACATTGGTGTGCCCGTTGAAGAACTGAGCCTCGGCGCCCTGGCACATGGAGTGGAGGCCCAGCAGGATCTCCTGCAGCAGTTCCGCTGTGTAGAGCTGGTGGCAGTTCCCATCGTACTCTCTGTACTCCTGCTCAATGAGTTTATAGAGGTCGGAAAGGATGGGATAGTCCTGGGGCTTGAGGCCGGCGAAGTTGGTGCTGTCGCTGATGCCCCATTTGGCGTACAGCTTGCCCACCATGATCTCAATGGCGTCGATGTGGCGGTCTGAGAAATCCTTGTAGGCCCGGAAAAAGTCCTTGAGAAAGGAGATGTGCTGGGAGAGCCGGGTGGATTTGCGGAATGCCTCCGGCGCGTCCCTGTCCTCCGGGCCACTGCCGTCATCCCAGCACTTGGGCTCCAGCGGATTGATGCGGTACACGCCGCCCATCAGATCCATGAAGCAGCCGCCCACCGTCTCACACATATCCTTTTGTTCGTGTTCCACATCCAGGGAAATCACGGATTTGCCCGCCTCGAGGAAGTTGAGCAGGAGCAGTTTGAGCAGATAGCTCTTACCCTGGCCGGAGTTGCCGAGGATCAGGATGTTGGCGGAGGTCTTATCGTCATCCCGCTTATCAAAATCTACGAGGATATTGGCCCCGTACTTGTCCTTGCCGATGTAGAATCCGTGAGGATCGGTCTTGCCAGAATAATTGAAGGGATACAGGTTGGCCACCGAGCTGGCCGGAAGGACCCGTTCAAATTGGGCGCCGAAGGCGTTGCGGCCGGCTGGCATAACAGAAACAAAGCCCTCCTGCTGACGGAGCATAAGCCGGTCCACATTGAGCTTGGAGCGAACCAGTTCGGTGAGCACATCGGTCTGGAGCAGCTTGAGGGTGTCGTAGTCCGGGGCGGTCAGCTCCAGGAACACCGCACAGTGGAGGAGCGGCTCCCGGTTGCGGTGCATGGAGGAGACCAGGGTAACCACATCCTGCAGGTTGGCCTCGGCAGTGACAGTCTGCTGGAGATCCTCGGTGCTGGAGCGGGACATTCGGTGCTTGTTGGCGGCGTTGTGGATGATCCGGCGCTCCTCACTGGGGGTGACCTGCCGGGTGTAGATGCGGATGGTGACCCCGTCCATCTCGCCCAGATGCCGCAGGATGGCCTGCTCATCGGTAGAAGTGGGGTACTCCCGCAGCGCCCATACACAGCGGCAGGTGTTGCCGCACAGGTAGTGGTCCACCTTGAAGTCGATGACCGAGGGGGCGACCATGTCGAGGAAATCCTTGATATATGGTTCCTCCACCACAGGCCGGGGAGAGTTCTTTGTTCTGTTTTTCGGCAATGAAAAAACCTCCTGTCCAGGCCGGCAGGAGATCTTTTATCGCACTGTTTCTTCCTGATATGGCCCGGAAGTTCTCCTGACGGCCATATCAATTAAATTGTGGGGCACGGGTCAGTCATTCAGAATGATCCAGCGTTCCCCGTCGTAATCCTCATATTTTTCCGTGGTGGCATTCTGCTCAAAATACACGCCCAGCATGCGCTTGAGATCCTCGCCGCTGGCGAGGCTTGCCTTGAAGCCCTGATCCTCGAGGCTTTTCTGGATGCGGGAGAGGTGGGTGTGCAGCTCCATCCCTGTTTCCTCACGCAACCGGACCAGTATGAAGAACTCACGGGCGGTCGCCATCTGGATCTGTAGACGGTCCAGTGATTTAGCGTCCGCCTCCAGCAGCCGGCTGATGACCGGCAGGTCCTCCTCGGCAGCCCGCTGGCGATAGTGCCTCTTGTTGTCCTCAAAGCTCTCCTTGGAGTTGAGGGCCAACATCTCGATCTCAGCCTGCCCCTTGAGGACGGTCATGAGGGCATAGATGCGATTGCTCACAGCCTCCGGGGGCTGGACCGAGAGGTTGGTGGGCTTGATGGCAAAGAAAATCAGCCTCCCATGACTGGTCTTTAGGCCGCTGTCGGTGATCTCGTCGATCCCGATGAGCTGCCGGGTAGTCTGTTTGGCCGT
This DNA window, taken from Dysosmobacter welbionis, encodes the following:
- a CDS encoding VirB4 family type IV secretion system protein, giving the protein MVAPSVIDFKVDHYLCGNTCRCVWALREYPTSTDEQAILRHLGEMDGVTIRIYTRQVTPSEERRIIHNAANKHRMSRSSTEDLQQTVTAEANLQDVVTLVSSMHRNREPLLHCAVFLELTAPDYDTLKLLQTDVLTELVRSKLNVDRLMLRQQEGFVSVMPAGRNAFGAQFERVLPASSVANLYPFNYSGKTDPHGFYIGKDKYGANILVDFDKRDDDKTSANILILGNSGQGKSYLLKLLLLNFLEAGKSVISLDVEHEQKDMCETVGGCFMDLMGGVYRINPLEPKCWDDGSGPEDRDAPEAFRKSTRLSQHISFLKDFFRAYKDFSDRHIDAIEIMVGKLYAKWGISDSTNFAGLKPQDYPILSDLYKLIEQEYREYDGNCHQLYTAELLQEILLGLHSMCQGAEAQFFNGHTNVTSSRFIVFGVKGLLQASKNVRGAMLFNILSYMSDRLLTIGNTTAALDELYVWLSDNVSVGTTIIEYIRNTLKRVRKKESNLIMASQNLEDFDREGIRELTKPLFAIPPHQFIFNCGSIDKRFYMDLLQLEEAEYNLIRFPQRGVCLFKCGNERYLLEVHAPAYKEALFGTAGGR
- a CDS encoding M23 family metallopeptidase, with the translated sequence MSATVAAAVKAAIVILSNEEARKKVGWGIVAILSPLIVLVVLLCAILSGTSQHNVSAVELCFHGGSISASATPEYQRYIEDMRNSFDQLDEVIAEINSQCEDGKSLDDTRVKAIFYALYFAAEQPDTDGIHEFADCFVDYEERTRTVTTTDEEGNEVETTETYMVAVPIEDLAEIYERISHAIGVEVTADHQANADSIYHLILYGSPSGESGGWFPGADVPFIGVDGFCSPIGAGWESVVTSEFGYRSDPFTGETRGHTGIDLAVPTGTPIRAALPGTVTVSQYNSSYGYYVIIDHGNGLSTLYGHNSRLLAQVGQTVEAGDIISLSGSTGRSTGPHLHFEVRVNGERTNPRYYLPKTGG